A window from Leptothermofonsia sichuanensis E412 encodes these proteins:
- the ald gene encoding alanine dehydrogenase — MEIGVPRETKDQEYRIGLSPGSVRSLTEHGHAVFVEAGAGLGAGFTDAEYVQAGAQMVSTAKAAWDRDLVIKVKEPQVSEYPYLRKGLILFTYLHLAADRQLTEHLLASGATAIAYETVELPDKRFPLLAPMSIIAGRLAVQFGGRYLERQQGGRGVLLGGVPGVKPGTVVILGGGVVGTEAARIAAGMGARVQILDISVDRLSYLETLFGSRVELLYSSTSHIESVVPDADLLIGAVLVPGRRPPTLVPRQLVEKMRPGSVIVDVAVDQGGCIETVRPTSHSHPTYVEAGVVHYGVPNMPGAVPWTATQALNNSTLPYVLKLADLGLAALDKDPILAKGLNVQNNHLIHPAVQEMFPDLMG; from the coding sequence ATGGAAATTGGTGTTCCCAGGGAAACAAAGGATCAGGAATACCGGATTGGGCTGAGTCCTGGCAGTGTCAGAAGTTTGACGGAGCATGGACATGCTGTATTTGTGGAAGCAGGTGCCGGACTGGGTGCTGGGTTCACCGATGCAGAGTATGTTCAGGCAGGTGCCCAGATGGTTTCGACGGCAAAGGCTGCCTGGGATCGAGATCTGGTGATTAAAGTCAAGGAGCCACAGGTGTCGGAGTATCCCTATTTGCGGAAGGGATTGATCCTGTTTACCTATCTGCACCTGGCAGCCGACCGCCAGCTTACAGAACATTTGCTGGCAAGTGGAGCCACAGCGATCGCCTACGAAACCGTTGAATTACCGGATAAACGCTTTCCCCTGCTTGCCCCCATGAGTATTATTGCCGGACGGCTGGCGGTACAGTTTGGTGGACGCTACCTGGAACGGCAACAGGGAGGGCGAGGAGTGCTTCTGGGAGGAGTTCCTGGGGTTAAACCGGGAACTGTAGTGATTTTGGGCGGTGGTGTGGTAGGCACTGAAGCCGCTCGCATTGCTGCTGGTATGGGTGCCAGAGTGCAAATACTGGATATCAGCGTCGATCGCCTCTCTTACCTGGAAACCCTATTTGGCTCCAGGGTAGAACTGCTCTACAGCAGCACCAGTCACATTGAATCGGTTGTTCCCGATGCCGATCTGCTGATTGGAGCCGTACTGGTTCCAGGACGCCGACCGCCAACGCTTGTCCCGCGTCAGCTCGTCGAGAAAATGCGCCCTGGTTCGGTGATTGTGGATGTGGCCGTAGACCAGGGCGGCTGTATTGAAACCGTTCGACCAACTTCCCACTCCCACCCCACCTATGTGGAAGCGGGAGTTGTCCACTATGGGGTGCCCAATATGCCAGGAGCCGTTCCCTGGACGGCAACCCAGGCACTTAATAACAGCACCCTTCCCTATGTTCTGAAGTTAGCAGATCTTGGTTTAGCCGCACTGGACAAAGACCCCATCCTGGCAAAAGGGTTGAATGTGCAAAACAACCATTTAATTCACCCTGCTGTACAAGAAATGTTTCCTGATTTGATGGGTTAA
- a CDS encoding sodium/glutamate symporter encodes MFKLIDVFWAYILLAILVLVGRFIRQRVQIVRALFLPSSIVAGVLALLLGPDVLGAAAGWMNPASPLATGVFPQVIREVWRQSPSIFINIVFACLFLGEIIPGLSDIWRKASPQVALGQIFAWGQYVVGLLLALLVLTPVFGMNPLAGTLIEVTFEGGHGTAAGMAETFRELGFEAGADLALALATVGIVSGVIAGTWLIDWGRRAGHIQVSAYGEPEPTDEEGDRADEAPAIRQARARLWQDLMIDPLTLNFGFVGLAVVIGWLILEALKLLEALTWGTTGLKLMVYVPLFPMSLIGGIIVQLLLVRTGREYMVSRPLINRIGGVALDVTVVTALAVISIATVGSNLGPFLILSAAGIAWNIFVFVILAPRIMPAYWFERGIGDMGQSMGVTSTGLLLIRMVDPTNQSGALESFAYKQLFFEPIVGGGLFTAAAPALVVQFGAPAVLALTTIILTFWLVFGFYNFKRMTKE; translated from the coding sequence ATGTTCAAACTGATCGATGTCTTCTGGGCCTATATTTTGCTTGCCATCCTGGTATTGGTCGGGCGATTTATCCGGCAGCGGGTGCAAATCGTGCGAGCACTGTTTTTGCCCAGTTCAATTGTGGCAGGCGTTTTAGCATTGCTGCTGGGACCAGATGTGTTAGGAGCCGCTGCTGGCTGGATGAATCCAGCTTCACCGCTGGCAACAGGTGTTTTTCCCCAGGTCATCCGAGAGGTGTGGAGGCAATCCCCCAGTATCTTTATCAATATTGTCTTTGCCTGTTTATTTTTAGGAGAAATTATTCCTGGTCTGAGTGATATCTGGCGAAAAGCGTCTCCCCAGGTCGCCCTGGGGCAGATTTTTGCCTGGGGTCAGTATGTAGTTGGGTTGCTGCTGGCATTACTGGTGCTGACTCCTGTCTTTGGGATGAATCCGCTGGCTGGGACTCTGATTGAGGTCACCTTTGAAGGGGGGCATGGAACGGCTGCTGGCATGGCTGAAACCTTTCGTGAACTGGGATTTGAAGCAGGGGCTGATCTGGCTCTGGCACTGGCAACTGTGGGAATTGTCTCTGGAGTTATTGCTGGCACCTGGTTGATTGACTGGGGCAGGCGTGCCGGGCATATTCAGGTGAGCGCCTATGGAGAACCTGAACCTACGGATGAAGAGGGCGATCGCGCCGATGAAGCACCCGCCATCCGCCAGGCACGGGCAAGACTCTGGCAAGATTTGATGATTGACCCACTCACCCTGAACTTTGGTTTCGTAGGGCTGGCAGTGGTCATTGGTTGGTTGATTCTGGAAGCCCTGAAACTGCTGGAAGCCCTAACCTGGGGAACAACCGGGCTGAAGCTAATGGTCTACGTTCCCCTGTTTCCCATGTCTCTGATTGGTGGAATCATCGTGCAATTACTCCTGGTGCGTACCGGGCGCGAATATATGGTCAGTCGCCCGTTGATTAATCGCATTGGAGGGGTTGCCCTGGATGTGACTGTCGTGACAGCACTGGCAGTTATTTCTATTGCCACCGTTGGCTCCAATTTAGGTCCATTCCTGATTCTTTCAGCCGCAGGCATCGCCTGGAATATTTTTGTGTTTGTGATTCTGGCTCCCCGCATCATGCCTGCTTACTGGTTTGAACGGGGCATTGGCGACATGGGTCAATCCATGGGCGTCACCTCCACTGGCTTACTGCTGATTCGTATGGTAGACCCCACCAACCAGTCTGGTGCCCTGGAAAGCTTTGCCTACAAGCAATTATTTTTTGAACCGATTGTGGGAGGTGGACTGTTTACCGCTGCCGCACCAGCACTGGTCGTCCAGTTTGGAGCACCTGCCGTCTTAGCACTGACCACCATCATTCTGACCTTCTGGCTGGTTTTCGGCTTTTACAACTTCAAGCGCATGACTAAGGAATGA
- the ppc gene encoding phosphoenolpyruvate carboxylase — MSSTRPSSDDGQCSGTATEFRTSEAMTITSTSSDLFLRHRLKIIEDLWEAVLQQECGQELVDLLNRLRDMCSPEGQAPTAIESEVLKVIEKLDLNEAIRAARAFALYFQLINIVEQHYEQRDQQQQYRAGRDTASSTAIARQKSTHVPMEVNGESPTPHGRLEADLLEKSLQDPEARKEIGTFHWLFPKLRSLNVPPRHIQALINQLDIRLVFTAHPTEIVRHTIRDKQRRIAKILRQLDQVEERLHSLGLPAASWDADVLRDQLMEEIRLWWRTDELHQFKPTVLDEVDYALHYFQEVLFDAIPHLYQRLKQSMQSAFPGMTPPNYNFCKFGSWVGSDRDGNPSVTPQITWQTACYQRGLVLDKYIHSVRRLTDLLSLSLHWSDVLPDLLESLEQDQLQMPEVYDRLAIRYRQEPYRLKLSYIQQRLENTRDRNSQLYNTDHLQLDFSEPSSTTVYRSGDDFLAELRLIQRNLKETGLSCRDLDALICQAEIFGFNLANLDIRQESLRHSDALNEVAEYLQILHKPYNELSETERSLWLATELQTRRPLIPAELPFSDKTRETIQTLRTVRKLQQEFGPDICFTYIISMSHDVSDLLEVLLLAKEAGLYDPATGISTLHVVPLFETVDDLQKAPAVLTSLFELPFYRAMLAGGYQAAQGDTLPSSPLIPNLQEVMLGYSDSNKDSGFLSSNWEIHKAQQALQRIAENYGIELRIFHGRGGSVGRGGGPAYEAILAQPGRSVNGRIKITEQGEVLASKYSLPELALYNLETVTTAVIQTSLLRTGFDDIQPWHEIMEELAAKARTHYRALIYEQPDFIDFFLQVTPIEEISQLQISSRPARRSSGKKDLSSLRAIPWVFSWTQSRFLLPAWYGVGTALHDFLAEHPEEHLKLLRYFYFKWPFFKVVISKVEMTVSKVDLQIAGHYMSELAHPEDRARFEPLLEQITREYYLTRDIVLMITGNKKLLDGDPDLQRSVQLRNGTIVPLGFLQVSLLKRLRQHKTETAITGAVRSRYSKGELLRGALLTINGIAAGMRNTG, encoded by the coding sequence ATGAGTTCGACAAGACCTTCGTCTGATGATGGGCAATGTTCCGGGACAGCAACAGAGTTTAGAACATCCGAAGCAATGACCATCACATCTACAAGCTCCGATTTATTTTTGCGTCATCGACTCAAAATTATCGAAGACCTGTGGGAAGCCGTTTTACAGCAGGAGTGTGGGCAGGAACTGGTTGATCTCCTGAATCGGCTGCGGGATATGTGCTCCCCAGAAGGGCAGGCCCCAACGGCTATTGAGTCTGAAGTCCTCAAAGTGATTGAAAAGCTGGATTTGAATGAGGCGATTCGGGCGGCCCGTGCCTTTGCGCTGTATTTTCAGTTAATTAATATTGTTGAGCAGCATTACGAGCAACGGGATCAGCAACAGCAATACCGGGCTGGGCGGGACACGGCCTCTTCTACAGCGATCGCCCGCCAGAAAAGTACCCATGTCCCTATGGAAGTCAACGGCGAATCTCCTACTCCCCACGGGCGGCTGGAAGCCGATCTGCTGGAGAAGAGTCTGCAAGATCCGGAGGCCCGCAAGGAGATAGGGACCTTCCACTGGTTATTCCCCAAACTCCGCAGTCTGAATGTACCGCCCCGACACATTCAGGCGCTGATTAATCAGCTTGATATCCGGCTGGTCTTTACTGCTCACCCGACAGAGATTGTTCGCCACACCATTCGAGATAAACAGCGGCGAATTGCCAAAATTCTGCGCCAGTTGGATCAGGTAGAAGAGCGGCTGCATTCCCTGGGTCTGCCTGCGGCGTCCTGGGATGCCGATGTTCTGCGCGATCAACTGATGGAGGAAATCCGGCTCTGGTGGCGGACCGATGAGTTGCATCAATTCAAACCAACCGTTCTGGATGAGGTAGACTATGCCCTCCATTACTTCCAGGAAGTCCTGTTTGATGCAATCCCCCATCTTTATCAGCGCCTGAAGCAATCGATGCAGTCCGCTTTCCCTGGCATGACGCCACCCAACTACAATTTTTGTAAGTTCGGCTCCTGGGTTGGCTCTGATCGGGATGGCAACCCCTCCGTCACTCCCCAGATCACCTGGCAAACCGCCTGTTATCAGCGCGGGTTGGTTCTGGATAAATATATCCACTCAGTTCGCCGCCTGACGGATTTGCTCAGCCTCTCCCTCCACTGGAGTGATGTCCTGCCCGATCTGCTGGAGTCGCTGGAGCAGGATCAACTGCAAATGCCAGAGGTCTACGACCGGCTCGCCATTCGGTACCGGCAAGAACCCTATCGGCTGAAATTGTCCTATATTCAGCAACGGTTAGAAAACACCCGCGATCGCAACTCCCAGCTTTACAACACCGATCACCTGCAACTGGACTTCAGCGAACCCAGTTCCACAACGGTTTATCGCTCCGGCGACGACTTTCTGGCAGAATTGCGCCTGATCCAGCGCAACCTCAAGGAAACTGGCTTAAGCTGTCGCGATCTGGATGCCCTCATCTGTCAGGCTGAAATCTTTGGGTTTAACCTGGCAAATCTGGATATTCGGCAAGAAAGCCTGCGCCACTCCGATGCCCTGAATGAAGTGGCAGAATATCTGCAAATTCTGCACAAACCCTATAACGAACTGTCGGAAACGGAGCGATCACTGTGGCTGGCAACTGAACTGCAAACTCGCCGTCCCCTCATTCCAGCAGAACTTCCGTTTTCCGATAAGACCCGTGAAACGATTCAGACCCTCCGCACTGTGCGGAAGCTCCAGCAGGAGTTTGGTCCTGACATCTGTTTCACCTATATCATCAGCATGAGTCACGATGTCAGTGATCTTCTGGAGGTGCTGTTACTGGCAAAAGAAGCCGGACTGTATGACCCCGCAACTGGCATCAGCACCCTCCACGTAGTTCCCCTGTTTGAGACGGTCGATGACCTGCAAAAAGCCCCCGCGGTTCTCACCAGTTTATTTGAACTGCCCTTCTACCGGGCGATGCTGGCAGGTGGTTATCAGGCAGCGCAGGGGGACACCCTCCCCTCCTCTCCCCTCATCCCCAACTTGCAGGAAGTGATGTTGGGCTATTCAGACAGTAATAAGGACTCCGGGTTTCTGAGTAGTAACTGGGAAATTCACAAGGCACAGCAGGCACTCCAGCGGATTGCAGAAAACTATGGAATTGAGTTACGGATTTTTCATGGCCGCGGTGGCTCTGTGGGCAGAGGCGGGGGGCCTGCCTATGAAGCCATCCTGGCCCAGCCAGGGCGGAGCGTCAATGGGCGGATCAAAATTACCGAACAGGGGGAGGTTCTGGCATCCAAGTACTCCCTACCTGAACTGGCCCTCTACAACCTGGAAACGGTCACGACGGCTGTCATTCAGACCAGCCTGCTGCGTACCGGGTTTGATGATATTCAACCCTGGCACGAAATCATGGAAGAACTGGCAGCAAAAGCCCGTACTCACTACCGGGCACTGATTTATGAACAGCCAGATTTTATTGACTTCTTCCTGCAAGTCACTCCCATTGAAGAAATCAGCCAGCTTCAAATTAGCTCTCGCCCTGCCCGCCGCAGTAGTGGCAAAAAAGATCTCAGCAGCCTGCGGGCAATCCCCTGGGTATTTAGCTGGACTCAAAGTCGCTTCCTCTTACCCGCCTGGTATGGCGTCGGTACAGCCCTGCACGACTTTCTGGCAGAACACCCGGAAGAGCATTTGAAGCTGTTGCGTTACTTCTACTTCAAGTGGCCCTTCTTTAAGGTGGTCATTTCCAAAGTTGAGATGACCGTGTCTAAGGTAGACTTGCAAATTGCCGGACACTACATGAGCGAACTGGCCCATCCAGAAGACCGCGCCCGGTTTGAGCCATTGCTGGAGCAGATCACACGGGAATACTATCTGACCCGTGACATTGTTCTGATGATTACAGGAAATAAAAAATTGCTGGATGGAGATCCTGATCTCCAGCGGTCTGTGCAGTTGCGGAATGGCACCATCGTCCCGCTAGGTTTTCTGCAAGTCTCCCTATTGAAGCGTCTGCGCCAGCACAAGACAGAAACCGCCATTACCGGAGCGGTGCGATCGCGTTACAGCAAAGGTGAACTGCTCCGTGGTGCCCTGCTGACGATCAATGGCATCGCCGCGGGTATGCGGAATACTGGCTAA
- a CDS encoding DUF5331 domain-containing protein, which translates to MNTEQLRQTVRDKWLNYYEENREWLSRLGVWVNCDGQRRPSSGFILAALSVLEPNLTQLLPLIVDLSSNPDRIVIALGLNFNPEDYLIENGDASKSVARELETAAEIVEGQVKMLPSSNSTEIKLPLSKEVARVRSRQDESCQGSRPQQRRD; encoded by the coding sequence GTGAACACTGAGCAACTGCGTCAAACCGTCAGGGATAAATGGTTGAACTATTACGAGGAAAATCGTGAATGGTTAAGCCGATTGGGAGTCTGGGTCAACTGTGATGGGCAACGTCGCCCTTCTTCTGGTTTCATTCTGGCTGCTCTCTCTGTTTTAGAGCCCAATTTAACCCAACTCCTGCCCCTGATTGTGGATCTCAGCAGCAACCCGGATCGCATCGTGATTGCGCTAGGTCTGAACTTCAACCCTGAAGACTATCTAATTGAGAATGGCGATGCCAGTAAGTCTGTTGCCAGGGAGCTGGAAACGGCGGCTGAAATTGTAGAGGGTCAGGTCAAAATGCTGCCCTCCTCAAACAGCACAGAAATTAAACTGCCCCTTTCCAAAGAAGTCGCCAGAGTTCGTTCCCGGCAGGATGAAAGCTGCCAGGGTTCTCGACCACAACAGAGAAGGGATTGA
- a CDS encoding ferredoxin:protochlorophyllide reductase (ATP-dependent) subunit N: MTLADTQPQALNFECETGNYHTFCPISCVAWLYQKIEDSFFLVIGTKTCGYFLQNAMGVMIFAEPRYAMAELEEGDISAQLNDYEELKRLCLHIKRDRNPSVIVWIGTCTTEIIKMDLEGLAPKLEAEIGIPIVVARANGLDYAFTQGEDTVLAAMVNRCPDKAPVAETEKEERNAISKLLNFGRKQEEVKAEESEYADHPPLVLFGSLPDPVVTQLTLELKKQGVKVSGWLPSKRYTELPVVEEGYYVAGVNPFLSRTATTFMRRRKCKLIGAPFPIGPDGTRAWIEKICSVFGIEPQGLAEREAQIWESLEDYVKLIRGKSVFFMGDNLLEISLARFLIRCGMTCPEIGIPYMDKRYQAAELALLEKTCQEMGVPSPRIVEKPDNYNQIQRIKDQNIDLVITGMAHANPLEARGINTKWSVEFTFAQIHGFTNARDILELVTRPLRRNNSLKDLGWDKLVREEAKV, from the coding sequence ATGACCCTTGCCGATACCCAACCTCAAGCCTTGAATTTTGAGTGTGAAACCGGAAACTATCACACCTTTTGTCCGATTAGCTGTGTGGCCTGGCTGTACCAGAAGATTGAGGATAGCTTTTTTCTGGTCATTGGTACCAAGACCTGTGGCTACTTTTTGCAAAACGCGATGGGCGTCATGATCTTTGCTGAACCCCGTTACGCAATGGCGGAACTGGAAGAAGGCGATATTTCTGCTCAGTTGAATGATTACGAAGAACTGAAGCGCCTGTGTTTGCATATTAAGCGCGATCGCAATCCTTCTGTGATCGTCTGGATTGGCACCTGCACCACTGAAATTATCAAAATGGATCTGGAGGGACTGGCACCCAAACTGGAAGCTGAAATTGGTATTCCAATCGTGGTTGCTCGTGCTAATGGGCTGGACTATGCTTTTACCCAGGGAGAAGATACTGTGCTGGCAGCCATGGTCAACCGCTGCCCGGATAAAGCGCCTGTTGCCGAAACTGAAAAGGAAGAGCGCAATGCTATTTCCAAATTGCTCAACTTTGGCCGCAAGCAGGAAGAGGTGAAAGCGGAAGAATCGGAATATGCAGATCATCCGCCCCTGGTTCTGTTCGGTTCCCTGCCCGATCCGGTAGTCACTCAACTCACCCTGGAACTGAAAAAACAGGGAGTCAAAGTCTCTGGCTGGTTACCTTCCAAGCGCTACACAGAATTGCCGGTCGTTGAGGAAGGCTACTACGTTGCCGGGGTCAATCCTTTTCTCAGTCGAACTGCCACTACTTTCATGCGCCGCCGCAAGTGCAAGCTGATTGGTGCTCCCTTCCCGATTGGACCGGATGGTACCCGTGCCTGGATTGAAAAAATTTGCTCTGTGTTTGGCATTGAACCCCAGGGATTGGCAGAGCGAGAGGCACAGATCTGGGAAAGCCTGGAGGATTATGTCAAGCTGATCCGGGGCAAATCGGTTTTCTTTATGGGCGACAACCTGCTCGAAATTTCCCTGGCGCGGTTCCTGATCCGTTGCGGTATGACCTGTCCTGAAATTGGTATTCCTTACATGGACAAACGCTACCAGGCAGCAGAGCTGGCGCTCCTGGAGAAAACCTGTCAGGAAATGGGGGTACCGTCACCCAGGATTGTGGAAAAACCGGACAACTATAACCAGATTCAGCGGATCAAAGACCAGAATATTGATCTGGTCATCACTGGCATGGCCCATGCTAATCCTCTGGAAGCTCGTGGAATCAATACCAAATGGTCAGTAGAATTTACCTTTGCCCAAATTCATGGCTTTACAAATGCCCGTGATATTTTGGAACTGGTCACTCGCCCCTTGCGCCGGAATAATAGTCTCAAAGATTTGGGGTGGGATAAACTGGTCAGGGAAGAAGCAAAGGTATAG
- the groES gene encoding co-chaperone GroES, with product MAAVTLSVSTVKPLGDRVFVKVSASEEKTAGGILLPDTAKEKPQVGEVVAVGPGKRDEKGTHQPLEVKIGDKVLYSKYAGTDIKLGTEEYVLLSEKDILAIVQ from the coding sequence ATGGCAGCCGTAACTCTGAGTGTTTCTACAGTTAAACCTCTGGGTGACCGTGTGTTTGTCAAGGTGAGCGCTTCTGAGGAGAAGACCGCTGGTGGAATCCTTCTACCGGACACAGCAAAAGAGAAGCCTCAAGTAGGTGAAGTTGTTGCTGTGGGTCCTGGTAAGCGGGACGAGAAAGGCACCCACCAACCACTGGAAGTGAAGATTGGCGACAAGGTTCTTTACTCGAAGTATGCAGGCACCGACATCAAACTCGGTACCGAGGAGTATGTCCTGTTGTCTGAAAAGGACATTCTGGCAATTGTGCAATAG
- the groL gene encoding chaperonin GroEL (60 kDa chaperone family; promotes refolding of misfolded polypeptides especially under stressful conditions; forms two stacked rings of heptamers to form a barrel-shaped 14mer; ends can be capped by GroES; misfolded proteins enter the barrel where they are refolded when GroES binds), translating into MAKRIIYNENARRALERGMDILAEAVAVTLGPKGRNVVLEKKFGAPQIVNDGVTIAKEIELEDHVENTGVSLIRQAASKTNDAAGDGTTTATVLAHAMVKEGLRNVAAGANAIALKRGIDKATNFLVDKIAAHSRPVEDSKAIAQVGAISAGNDDEVGQMIASAMDKVGKEGVISLEEGKSMTTELEVTEGMRFDKGYISPYFATDTERMEAVLDEPFLLITDKKITLVQDLVPILEQVARAGRPLVIIAEDIEKEALATLVVNRLRGVLNVAAVKAPGFGDRRKAMLEDIAVLTGGQLITEDAGLKLDSTKIDMLGKARRVTITKDSTTIVAEGNEAAVKARVEQIRRQMEETESSYDKEKLQERLAKLAGGVAVVKVGAATETEMKDRKLRLEDAINATKAAVEEGIVPGGGTTLAHLAPDLESWASSHLSGEELIGATIVARALSAPLKRIAENAGQNGAVIAERVKEKEFNVGFNAATNEFVDMFEAGIVDPAKVTRSALQNAASIAGMVLTTECIVVDKPEPKDAAPAGAGAGMGGDFDY; encoded by the coding sequence ATGGCTAAGCGCATCATTTACAACGAAAACGCTCGTCGCGCCCTGGAGCGCGGTATGGATATTCTGGCTGAGGCAGTGGCTGTTACCCTCGGTCCTAAGGGTCGTAACGTTGTGTTGGAGAAGAAGTTTGGTGCTCCTCAAATCGTTAACGACGGTGTGACGATCGCTAAGGAAATTGAACTGGAAGACCACGTTGAAAACACCGGGGTTTCTCTGATTCGTCAGGCTGCTTCTAAGACCAACGATGCGGCTGGTGACGGTACTACGACTGCAACCGTTCTGGCTCACGCAATGGTGAAGGAAGGGTTGCGGAACGTGGCAGCTGGTGCCAATGCGATCGCCCTCAAGCGCGGTATTGATAAGGCAACCAACTTCCTGGTAGATAAGATTGCAGCTCACTCTCGCCCGGTAGAAGATTCTAAAGCAATTGCCCAGGTTGGTGCAATTTCGGCGGGTAACGACGACGAAGTTGGACAAATGATTGCCAGCGCTATGGACAAGGTTGGCAAAGAGGGTGTGATTTCCCTGGAAGAAGGCAAGTCCATGACCACCGAACTGGAAGTCACGGAAGGGATGCGCTTTGATAAAGGGTATATCTCTCCCTACTTCGCCACCGATACCGAACGTATGGAAGCGGTGCTGGATGAGCCTTTCCTGCTGATCACTGACAAGAAAATCACCCTGGTGCAAGACCTGGTACCCATCCTGGAACAGGTCGCCCGTGCCGGTCGTCCGCTGGTGATCATTGCCGAAGACATTGAGAAAGAAGCCCTGGCAACCCTGGTTGTAAACCGCCTGCGCGGGGTGCTGAATGTAGCCGCAGTCAAGGCTCCTGGCTTTGGCGATCGCCGTAAGGCAATGTTGGAAGACATTGCTGTGCTGACTGGCGGTCAACTGATTACTGAAGATGCCGGTCTGAAGCTGGACAGCACCAAGATTGACATGCTGGGCAAGGCGCGTCGCGTCACGATCACCAAAGATAGCACCACCATTGTGGCGGAAGGCAATGAAGCGGCTGTCAAAGCGCGTGTTGAGCAAATCCGCCGTCAAATGGAGGAAACCGAGTCGTCCTATGACAAGGAGAAGCTGCAAGAGCGTCTGGCCAAGCTGGCTGGCGGTGTTGCCGTGGTGAAAGTAGGGGCGGCCACCGAAACTGAGATGAAGGATCGCAAGCTGCGGCTGGAAGATGCAATCAACGCGACCAAGGCAGCGGTAGAAGAAGGGATCGTTCCCGGTGGTGGCACTACTCTGGCTCACCTGGCTCCTGACCTGGAGTCCTGGGCAAGCAGTCACCTCAGCGGTGAAGAGCTAATCGGTGCGACAATTGTGGCCCGTGCTTTGTCAGCTCCCCTGAAGCGCATTGCTGAAAATGCCGGTCAGAACGGTGCGGTAATCGCTGAGCGCGTGAAAGAGAAGGAATTCAATGTGGGCTTCAACGCTGCAACAAATGAGTTTGTTGACATGTTTGAAGCGGGTATTGTTGACCCTGCCAAGGTAACCCGTTCGGCTCTGCAAAATGCAGCCTCCATTGCCGGCATGGTGTTGACCACTGAGTGCATCGTGGTTGACAAGCCTGAACCGAAGGATGCGGCTCCTGCCGGTGCAGGTGCTGGCATGGGTGGTGATTTCGATTACTAA